One genomic segment of Amycolatopsis sp. Hca4 includes these proteins:
- a CDS encoding glycoside hydrolase family 2 TIM barrel-domain containing protein — translation MSYLEDPGPGRGSLPPRAAFTSDAPSLSLNGTWRFRLSPSLAAAPVGIEAETFDDSAWDELPVPSLWQLHGHGRPAYTNVQYPFPVDPPHVPSDNPTGDHRLRFDLPAEWPAGPAVLRFDGIDSCGRIWLNGTELGVTQGSRLPSEFEVGPLLKPSGNVLVVRVHQWSAGSYLEDQDMWWLSGIFRAVTLLARPAGGIGDHWVHADYDHRTGLGTLRVETGPDVVLDVPELGVTGHPAGEALELPVEPWSAETPRLYEGTLATAAERVPVRIGFRTVTISGGRLLVNGRPLMLRGVNRHEHDPRTGRVVSPETALADVLLMKRHNVNAVRTSHYPPDPVFLELCDAYGLWVIDECDLETHGFEPLGWAGNPSADPRWAEAYLDRMRRTLERDKNHPSVILWSLGNESHTGENLARMAEWVRQRDPSRPIHYEGDHECAFVDVHSRMYATHEEVERIGRREDDNERRRELPFLQCEYGHAMGNGPGGLLEYRELFERYPNCHGGFLWEWIDHGLAADGHFAYGGDFGEAIHDGNFVIDGLLFPDRTPSPGLLEFAKVIEPVRISAGADGIVVENHHDFVDTGHLTFTWVLEDEGVAVAQGVLDVPSVQPGQKASLPRPDLPAAGGESWLTVSAALTSATAWAPAGHVVGWGQLAVSPAPVAAPLPPRAPVFRTGGRLLLGAGEFDPVTGVLSALGGHAVRGPRLDVWRATTDNDRGTFAGRPDAEQWREAGLHRMQHRVITVDADGEELVVRTRVAPPAQPFGLFADYTWTAFEDRLRLRVEVTPDGEFPGTLPRLGLAMAIPGELGSAEWFGGGPGEAYPDSRQAARIGRFSSSVDGLQTPYVHPQENGNRTAVRWARLTSPDGAGIRVDGEPTFEFTARRWTAAALEAARHTDDLVPDEVVHLTLDVAQHGLGTASCGPGVLPGYRLVPQKTEFTLWFRPLSG, via the coding sequence ATGTCGTACCTCGAAGACCCCGGCCCCGGCCGCGGTTCCCTTCCGCCGCGCGCGGCTTTCACCTCCGACGCGCCATCGTTGTCACTGAACGGCACCTGGCGGTTCCGGCTGTCACCGAGCCTCGCGGCCGCGCCGGTGGGCATCGAGGCCGAGACCTTCGACGACTCGGCGTGGGACGAGCTGCCGGTGCCGTCGCTGTGGCAGCTGCACGGCCACGGCCGCCCGGCCTACACGAACGTGCAGTACCCCTTCCCGGTCGACCCGCCGCACGTGCCATCGGACAACCCGACCGGCGACCACCGGCTGCGGTTCGACCTGCCCGCCGAGTGGCCGGCCGGGCCGGCCGTGCTGCGCTTCGACGGCATCGACTCCTGCGGCCGGATCTGGCTGAACGGCACCGAGCTCGGCGTCACGCAGGGCAGCAGGCTGCCGTCGGAGTTCGAGGTCGGACCGCTGCTGAAGCCGTCCGGGAACGTCCTCGTCGTGCGGGTGCACCAGTGGTCGGCCGGCAGCTACCTCGAAGACCAGGACATGTGGTGGCTGTCCGGCATCTTCCGCGCCGTCACACTGCTCGCCCGCCCGGCCGGCGGCATCGGCGACCACTGGGTCCACGCCGACTACGACCACCGCACCGGCCTGGGCACGCTCCGGGTCGAGACCGGCCCCGACGTCGTGCTGGACGTCCCCGAACTCGGCGTCACCGGGCACCCGGCCGGGGAGGCGCTGGAGCTGCCGGTCGAGCCGTGGAGCGCCGAGACCCCGCGGCTGTACGAGGGCACGCTGGCCACCGCGGCCGAGCGGGTGCCGGTCCGGATCGGGTTCCGGACCGTGACGATCTCCGGCGGCCGGCTGCTGGTGAACGGCCGTCCGCTGATGCTGCGCGGGGTCAACCGCCACGAGCACGACCCGCGCACCGGGCGCGTGGTGTCCCCGGAGACCGCGCTCGCCGACGTGCTGCTGATGAAGCGGCACAACGTCAACGCCGTCCGGACCAGCCACTACCCGCCCGACCCGGTTTTCCTCGAGCTGTGCGACGCCTACGGCCTGTGGGTGATCGACGAGTGCGACCTGGAGACCCACGGCTTCGAGCCGCTGGGCTGGGCGGGCAACCCCAGCGCCGACCCGCGGTGGGCCGAGGCCTACCTCGACCGGATGCGCCGCACGCTCGAGCGGGACAAGAACCACCCCAGCGTGATCCTCTGGTCGCTGGGCAACGAGAGCCACACCGGCGAAAACCTCGCGCGGATGGCCGAATGGGTGCGCCAGCGCGACCCGAGCCGGCCGATCCACTACGAAGGCGACCACGAGTGCGCCTTCGTGGACGTGCACAGCCGGATGTACGCCACGCACGAGGAGGTCGAGCGGATCGGCCGCCGGGAGGACGACAACGAGCGCCGCCGGGAGCTGCCGTTCCTGCAGTGCGAGTACGGGCATGCGATGGGCAACGGCCCGGGCGGGCTGCTGGAGTACCGCGAGCTGTTCGAGCGGTACCCGAACTGCCACGGCGGGTTCCTGTGGGAGTGGATCGACCACGGCCTGGCGGCCGACGGGCACTTCGCCTACGGCGGGGACTTCGGCGAAGCCATCCACGACGGCAACTTCGTCATCGACGGCCTGCTCTTCCCCGACCGGACGCCGTCGCCGGGCCTGCTCGAGTTCGCGAAGGTGATCGAGCCGGTGCGGATCTCGGCCGGCGCGGACGGGATCGTGGTCGAGAACCACCACGACTTCGTGGACACCGGGCACCTGACGTTCACCTGGGTGCTGGAGGACGAAGGGGTCGCTGTCGCCCAAGGCGTTCTCGATGTGCCGTCCGTCCAACCCGGACAGAAAGCTTCTCTCCCGCGGCCTGATTTGCCCGCGGCGGGCGGCGAGTCGTGGCTGACCGTGTCCGCGGCGCTGACGTCGGCGACGGCGTGGGCGCCGGCCGGGCACGTCGTGGGGTGGGGGCAGCTGGCGGTGTCGCCGGCCCCGGTCGCGGCGCCGCTGCCGCCGCGCGCGCCGGTGTTCCGCACCGGCGGACGGCTGCTGCTCGGGGCCGGCGAGTTCGACCCGGTGACGGGCGTGCTGTCGGCGCTCGGCGGGCACGCGGTGCGCGGGCCGCGTCTCGACGTCTGGCGGGCGACGACGGACAACGACCGCGGCACGTTCGCCGGGCGGCCCGACGCCGAACAGTGGCGCGAGGCCGGGCTGCACCGCATGCAGCACCGGGTGATCACGGTCGACGCGGACGGCGAGGAGCTGGTGGTGCGCACCCGGGTCGCGCCGCCGGCGCAGCCGTTCGGGCTGTTCGCGGACTACACGTGGACGGCGTTCGAGGACCGCCTCCGGCTGCGCGTCGAGGTGACCCCGGACGGCGAGTTCCCCGGCACGCTCCCCCGGCTCGGCCTGGCGATGGCGATCCCGGGCGAGCTGGGTTCGGCCGAGTGGTTCGGCGGTGGCCCGGGCGAGGCCTACCCGGACAGCCGCCAGGCGGCGCGGATCGGCCGGTTCTCGAGCAGCGTCGACGGTCTCCAGACGCCGTACGTCCACCCGCAGGAGAACGGCAACCGCACGGCGGTCCGCTGGGCCCGGCTGACGTCCCCGGACGGAGCGGGCATCCGCGTGGACGGTGAGCCGACGTTCGAGTTCACCGCCCGCCGCTGGACGGCGGCGGCATTGGAGGCGGCGCGGCACACCGACGACCTGGTGCCGGACGAGGTGGTGCACCTGACGCTGGACGTGGCCCAGCACGGCCTGGGGACGGCGTCGTGCGGACCGGGGGTGCTGCCGGGGTACCGGCTGGTGCCGCAGAAGACGGAGTTCACGCTGTGGTTCCGCCCGCTTTCCGGGTGA
- a CDS encoding FAD-dependent monooxygenase, with translation MTETTVLISGAGVAGPTLAYWLSRAGFRPTVVERAAGLRSSGSPVDVRGPASRVAERMGITAKLREASTSATALNFVDDAGRRTGRIPTQLLGAEGDVELPRTDLAAILHDAAREHAEFVFHDSITELREDVGGVDVTFERGRPRRFDLVLGADGLHSAVRRLAFGPEQAFVEHVGVYIATLPLAGPPSDATAIEMYNSPGRAVAVHPSRGHGIAAFMFRGDAVPGFDHRDTALHRRLLAEAYAGAGWRVPELLDQVRTAEDLYFDSVSRVRMDRWSTGRTALVGDAASCVSLFGDGSTLAMAGAHTLAEELGRTPEDPAAAFRRYEAAHRKLVEPKQRAVSKAAALLIPATRGGLAARNITTRLLPLVSAARRWVTPRAA, from the coding sequence ATGACCGAAACAACCGTGCTGATCTCCGGCGCCGGCGTCGCCGGGCCGACCCTGGCCTACTGGCTGTCCCGCGCCGGCTTCCGGCCCACCGTGGTGGAACGCGCCGCCGGGCTGCGTTCGAGCGGGAGCCCGGTCGACGTCCGCGGGCCGGCCTCGCGCGTCGCCGAGCGGATGGGCATCACCGCGAAGCTGCGCGAAGCGAGCACGAGCGCGACGGCGCTGAACTTCGTCGACGACGCGGGCCGCCGGACCGGCCGGATCCCGACGCAGCTGCTCGGCGCGGAGGGTGACGTCGAGCTCCCCCGTACCGATCTCGCGGCCATCCTCCACGACGCGGCGCGCGAGCACGCCGAGTTCGTCTTCCACGACTCGATCACCGAGCTCCGCGAAGACGTCGGCGGCGTCGACGTCACGTTCGAGCGCGGCCGCCCGCGGCGCTTCGACCTGGTGCTCGGCGCGGACGGCCTGCACTCCGCGGTGCGACGGCTGGCATTCGGCCCGGAGCAGGCGTTCGTCGAGCACGTGGGCGTCTACATCGCGACGCTGCCGCTGGCCGGGCCACCGTCCGACGCGACCGCGATCGAGATGTACAACTCGCCCGGCCGGGCGGTGGCGGTGCACCCGTCCCGCGGCCACGGCATCGCGGCGTTCATGTTCCGCGGCGACGCGGTGCCGGGGTTCGACCACCGGGACACCGCGCTGCACCGGCGCCTGCTCGCCGAGGCCTACGCGGGCGCGGGCTGGCGGGTCCCGGAACTGCTGGACCAGGTGCGCACGGCCGAGGATCTGTACTTCGACTCGGTGAGCCGGGTCCGGATGGATCGCTGGAGCACCGGCCGCACCGCTTTGGTGGGTGACGCAGCTTCGTGCGTGTCCCTGTTCGGCGACGGCTCGACCCTGGCGATGGCGGGCGCGCACACGCTGGCGGAAGAGCTGGGCCGGACGCCGGAGGACCCGGCGGCGGCCTTCCGGCGCTACGAAGCGGCGCACCGGAAGCTGGTGGAGCCGAAGCAGCGAGCGGTCTCGAAGGCGGCGGCCCTGCTGATCCCGGCCACCCGCGGCGGACTGGCGGCCCGCAACATCACGACGCGCCTGCTCCCGCTCGTCTCGGCGGCCCGCCGCTGGGTGACACCCCGCGCGGCTTAG
- a CDS encoding NUDIX domain-containing protein: MGHPPFAVTVDLVVLTLTGEELCALLVRRGVEPYLGEWALPGGFVREDEDLADAARRELAEETGLAPGTVHIEQLAGYGAPDRDPRMRVVTVAYLALAPDLPVPRAGTDAAEARWAPVRALRTERLAFDHDRILADGVERARAKLEYSPLATAFCAPEFTVAELRRVYELVWDTRLDPRNFHRKVTGAEGLLEPTGRTTARDGGRPARLYRRGKAEVLYPPMLRG; this comes from the coding sequence ATGGGTCACCCGCCGTTCGCCGTCACCGTGGACCTGGTCGTGCTCACCTTGACCGGGGAGGAGCTGTGCGCGCTGCTCGTCCGCCGGGGCGTGGAGCCCTACCTCGGGGAGTGGGCGCTGCCCGGCGGGTTCGTCCGGGAGGACGAGGACCTGGCGGACGCGGCGCGCCGCGAGCTGGCGGAGGAGACCGGGCTGGCGCCGGGGACCGTCCACATCGAACAGCTGGCGGGCTACGGCGCCCCGGACCGGGACCCGCGGATGCGGGTGGTGACGGTGGCGTACCTGGCGCTGGCGCCGGACCTGCCGGTGCCCCGCGCGGGCACGGACGCGGCGGAGGCGCGCTGGGCACCGGTGCGCGCGTTGCGGACCGAGCGGCTGGCGTTCGACCACGACCGGATCCTGGCGGACGGCGTGGAGCGGGCCCGCGCGAAGCTGGAGTACTCCCCGCTGGCGACGGCGTTCTGCGCACCGGAGTTCACGGTCGCCGAGCTGCGGCGGGTGTACGAGCTGGTGTGGGACACCCGGCTGGACCCGCGGAACTTCCACCGCAAGGTGACGGGGGCGGAGGGGTTGCTGGAGCCGACGGGCCGGACGACCGCCCGCGACGGCGGCCGCCCGGCCCGGCTGTACCGGCGGGGGAAGGCGGAGGTGCTGTACCCCCCGATGCTGCGGGGCTGA
- a CDS encoding glutaminase, with amino-acid sequence MDLAALLDRIVDDVAPEIGRGAVADYIPALARVAPGRFGMAVAEVDGAVHGVGDWEHPFSVQSMSKVFTLALTLSRGDGVWARVGREPSGDPFNSLVQLEHEDGIPRNPFINAGALVVTDELARHGDAAEALLAFVREESGRPGIAVDPEVAASEAGHADRNRALAYFMASYGNMRHPVPAVLDQYVRQCSIAMSCADVARSAVFLARHGLRNDGSRLLGPSAAKRINAVMLTCGTYDAAGEFAYRVGLPGKSGVGGGIVAIVPGRCAVCVWSPGLDARGNSVAGVAALDRFTTLTGWSIF; translated from the coding sequence GTGGACCTCGCGGCGCTGCTGGACCGGATCGTCGACGACGTCGCGCCGGAAATCGGCCGCGGCGCCGTCGCGGACTACATTCCCGCGCTGGCCAGGGTGGCGCCGGGGCGGTTCGGCATGGCAGTGGCCGAAGTGGACGGTGCGGTGCACGGCGTCGGCGACTGGGAGCACCCGTTTTCCGTGCAGAGCATGTCCAAAGTGTTCACACTGGCGCTGACCCTCTCCCGCGGCGACGGCGTGTGGGCGCGGGTCGGCCGCGAACCTTCGGGCGATCCGTTCAATTCGCTGGTGCAGCTCGAACACGAGGACGGCATTCCGCGCAACCCGTTCATCAACGCCGGCGCGCTGGTGGTGACCGACGAGCTCGCCCGCCACGGCGACGCGGCGGAGGCGCTGCTCGCGTTCGTCCGGGAGGAGAGCGGGCGGCCGGGCATCGCGGTGGACCCGGAGGTGGCGGCGTCGGAGGCGGGCCACGCCGACCGCAACCGGGCGCTGGCCTACTTCATGGCCTCCTACGGCAACATGCGTCACCCGGTGCCCGCGGTGCTCGACCAGTACGTCCGCCAGTGCTCGATCGCGATGAGCTGCGCCGACGTCGCCCGCTCGGCGGTGTTCCTCGCCCGCCACGGCCTCCGCAACGACGGCTCGCGGCTGCTCGGGCCGAGCGCGGCGAAGCGGATCAACGCGGTGATGCTGACCTGCGGCACGTACGACGCGGCGGGGGAGTTCGCCTACCGGGTGGGCCTGCCGGGCAAGAGCGGCGTGGGCGGCGGGATCGTGGCGATCGTCCCCGGCCGGTGCGCGGTCTGCGTCTGGAGCCCGGGACTGGACGCCCGCGGCAACTCCGTCGCCGGGGTCGCCGCGCTCGACCGGTTCACCACGCTGACCGGGTGGTCGATCTTCTGA
- a CDS encoding transcriptional regulator yields MTAAEDELLLREAEKIAHAVGRMFPGLCEVVLHDLRDPAHAVRAIEGSLSGRAPGDPATELGLARIADPDFPDVLQNYPNRFPDGRPAKSTSIGIRNTAGEYVAALCLNLDVSLLGSAAQALTRLAATDGPAPLSETLRARTGDELRALVEEYAAERGHTPRSLPAAAKKDLVRSLKDRGFLELKNAVAALTDLLGISRASVYNYLR; encoded by the coding sequence ATGACCGCGGCGGAGGACGAGCTGCTGCTGCGGGAGGCGGAGAAGATCGCCCACGCCGTCGGCCGGATGTTCCCCGGCCTGTGCGAGGTGGTCCTGCACGACCTGCGCGACCCGGCCCACGCCGTGCGCGCGATCGAGGGGAGCCTGTCCGGGCGCGCGCCCGGCGACCCGGCCACCGAGCTGGGCCTGGCCCGGATCGCCGACCCGGACTTCCCGGACGTGCTGCAGAACTACCCGAACCGGTTCCCGGACGGCCGGCCCGCGAAGAGCACCTCGATCGGCATCCGCAACACCGCGGGCGAGTACGTCGCGGCGCTGTGCCTCAACCTCGACGTCTCCCTGCTCGGCTCGGCGGCCCAGGCCCTGACCCGGCTGGCCGCCACCGACGGGCCGGCGCCGCTGTCCGAGACGTTGCGTGCCCGGACCGGCGACGAGCTGCGGGCCCTGGTCGAGGAGTACGCGGCCGAGCGCGGCCACACCCCGCGCAGCCTGCCGGCGGCCGCGAAGAAGGACCTGGTGCGCTCGCTGAAGGACCGGGGCTTCCTGGAGCTGAAGAACGCGGTAGCGGCGCTGACCGACCTGCTCGGCATCTCCCGGGCCAGCGTCTACAACTACCTGCGCTGA
- a CDS encoding LacI family DNA-binding transcriptional regulator, whose translation MSSSSTEPRRVTIHDVARSAGVSRQTVSRALNDKAEIDGSTKQRVLDAARELGYRPSRFARGLVRPDTTTIGLVVPDLLNPFFTEVASGALEAARSRGWHVVVHDTADDPEQELATLRVIGTQVDAVTGYFGRSDEDLDRLTAGIPVVLIDREPRTPRFSGVVVDGEDGVREAVAHLVSRGHRRIGMLDGNPAPSVRRRWFLRAAAGCGFPVAPGWIASGPQTVDGGGAALAALLAAHPDVTALFAFNDVMAIGALREARRFGLRVPAELAVIGFDGLALGTLVEPELSSVAIDTRAVGALAVEQAARMVTGAAPLDPAELVVRARLYLRESA comes from the coding sequence GTGTCCTCGAGCAGCACGGAACCGCGGCGGGTGACGATCCACGACGTCGCCCGCTCGGCCGGGGTGTCCCGGCAGACCGTCTCGCGGGCGCTCAACGACAAGGCCGAGATCGACGGCTCGACCAAGCAGCGCGTCCTGGACGCCGCGCGGGAGCTCGGGTACCGGCCCAGCCGGTTCGCGCGCGGGCTGGTGCGGCCGGACACCACCACCATCGGGCTCGTCGTGCCCGATCTGCTCAACCCGTTCTTCACCGAGGTCGCCTCCGGGGCGCTGGAGGCGGCCCGGTCGCGCGGCTGGCACGTCGTCGTGCACGACACCGCCGACGATCCCGAGCAGGAACTCGCCACGCTGCGGGTGATCGGCACCCAGGTCGACGCGGTCACCGGCTACTTCGGCCGCTCGGACGAGGACCTCGACCGCCTCACCGCCGGCATCCCGGTCGTCCTGATCGACCGGGAGCCGCGCACCCCGCGGTTCAGCGGTGTCGTGGTCGACGGCGAGGACGGCGTCCGCGAGGCCGTCGCCCACCTCGTCTCGCGCGGGCACCGGCGGATCGGCATGCTCGACGGGAACCCCGCCCCGAGCGTCCGGCGGCGGTGGTTCCTGCGGGCGGCCGCCGGGTGCGGGTTCCCGGTCGCGCCCGGCTGGATCGCGTCCGGCCCCCAGACCGTCGACGGTGGTGGTGCCGCGCTGGCCGCCCTGCTCGCCGCGCACCCCGACGTCACCGCGCTGTTCGCGTTCAACGACGTGATGGCCATCGGTGCCCTGCGCGAGGCCCGCCGGTTCGGCCTGCGCGTGCCCGCCGAGCTCGCCGTGATCGGGTTCGACGGGCTCGCCCTCGGCACCCTGGTCGAGCCGGAACTCTCCAGCGTCGCGATCGACACCCGCGCGGTCGGTGCGCTGGCCGTCGAGCAGGCGGCCCGGATGGTCACCGGCGCGGCGCCCCTCGACCCCGCCGAGCTGGTCGTCCGCGCCCGCCTCTACCTGCGCGAATCCGCCTGA
- a CDS encoding amino acid permease, with protein MDSSLLTEKGESYSKALGNRQVQMIAIGGAIGVGLFLGAGGKLHQVGPSLVFSYAICGIAAYFVMRALGELVLHEPSSGSFVTYARKFIGPWAGFASGWMYWVNWAMTGIAEITAVAIYVHKWLPDVPQWLTALVALGVLLLVNLLSVKVFGELEFWFSVVKVLAIVVFLVVGAGLVLTSADIGGAPAGAHNLTGHSGLFPAGVGVALMTLQAVIFAYSAIEVVGIAAGETKDARKVLPKAINGVVWRIGVFYVGSVLLLAMLLPWPFYSGDESPFVTVFSRLGIPGIGDVMNAVVLTAALSSVNSGLYSTGRILRSLAEKGEAPSFVSRMSRRHVPYGGIMFTSVAYVLGVVLNYLVPKEAFDIAIAIASLGVISTWATLIFCQLRLRQAALRGELERPSYRMPWAPYSGWATLGFLALVVVLMGFSDGAEKIAFCSIPVLAVVLAVGWRVVVKRRNRTPAA; from the coding sequence ATGGATTCTTCGCTGCTCACCGAAAAAGGTGAAAGCTACTCGAAAGCGCTGGGCAACCGCCAAGTGCAGATGATCGCCATCGGCGGCGCGATCGGCGTCGGGCTCTTCCTCGGCGCCGGCGGCAAGCTCCACCAGGTCGGCCCGTCGCTGGTCTTTTCCTACGCGATCTGCGGGATCGCCGCCTACTTCGTGATGCGGGCGCTCGGCGAACTCGTCCTGCACGAGCCCAGTTCGGGCAGCTTCGTCACCTACGCGCGGAAGTTCATCGGGCCGTGGGCCGGGTTCGCCTCGGGCTGGATGTACTGGGTGAACTGGGCGATGACCGGCATCGCCGAGATCACCGCGGTCGCGATCTACGTGCACAAGTGGCTGCCGGACGTGCCGCAGTGGCTCACCGCGCTGGTCGCGCTCGGTGTGCTGCTGCTGGTGAACCTGCTGTCGGTCAAGGTGTTCGGCGAGCTGGAGTTCTGGTTCTCGGTGGTCAAGGTGCTGGCCATCGTCGTCTTCCTGGTCGTCGGCGCGGGCCTGGTGCTCACGAGCGCGGACATCGGCGGCGCGCCGGCCGGTGCGCACAACCTGACCGGCCACAGTGGACTGTTCCCGGCGGGCGTCGGCGTCGCGCTGATGACGTTGCAGGCGGTCATCTTCGCCTACTCGGCGATCGAGGTAGTCGGCATCGCGGCCGGCGAGACCAAGGACGCCCGCAAGGTGCTGCCGAAGGCGATCAACGGCGTGGTCTGGCGGATCGGCGTGTTCTACGTCGGCTCGGTGCTGCTGCTGGCGATGCTGCTGCCGTGGCCGTTCTACAGCGGCGACGAGAGCCCGTTCGTGACGGTGTTCAGCCGCCTCGGGATCCCGGGCATCGGCGACGTGATGAACGCGGTGGTGCTGACCGCGGCGCTGTCGAGCGTCAACTCGGGCCTCTACTCGACGGGCCGGATCCTGCGGTCGCTGGCCGAAAAGGGCGAAGCGCCGTCGTTCGTCAGCCGGATGAGCCGACGGCACGTCCCCTACGGCGGCATCATGTTCACCTCGGTCGCGTACGTGCTGGGCGTGGTGCTGAACTACCTGGTGCCGAAGGAGGCCTTCGACATCGCGATCGCGATCGCGTCCCTGGGTGTGATCAGCACCTGGGCGACGCTGATCTTCTGCCAGCTGCGCCTGCGCCAGGCCGCCCTGCGCGGCGAGCTGGAGCGCCCGTCGTACCGGATGCCGTGGGCGCCCTACAGCGGCTGGGCGACCTTGGGGTTCCTGGCCCTGGTGGTGGTGCTGATGGGCTTCTCGGACGGCGCGGAGAAGATCGCGTTCTGCTCGATCCCGGTGCTCGCGGTGGTCCTGGCGGTGGGCTGGCGCGTCGTGGTCAAGCGCCGCAACCGCACCCCGGCCGCCTGA
- a CDS encoding TetR family transcriptional regulator, translated as MTDDTRARILRAALEEFSARGYHETSVRELAERVGVTKTAVLYHFPGKADIVRALAEPMLADFEAALAEAGEAPDARRATLEGLLEVWLTHRYLLRMNLRDLGLTASEAVFERFRNGMLRANALVAGQHADLPGRVRAAQAIAMLSDPVVLFAEAPEDELRAAILDGVARLFATPAVDGNGARTAVTEGGRSGKGTETGAGDPGSPARSEVVAVRAKGRRGRPSAMSAETIDSVRRRYAAGESPSEIAAAFGVSRATVYRHLPAD; from the coding sequence ATGACGGACGACACCCGGGCGCGGATCCTGCGTGCGGCGCTGGAGGAGTTCTCGGCGCGGGGCTACCACGAGACGTCGGTGCGCGAGCTGGCCGAACGCGTCGGCGTGACGAAAACCGCGGTCCTGTACCACTTCCCGGGCAAGGCGGACATCGTGAGGGCGCTCGCCGAGCCGATGCTCGCGGACTTCGAAGCGGCGCTGGCCGAGGCGGGCGAGGCGCCCGACGCCCGCCGGGCGACGCTCGAAGGGCTCCTGGAAGTCTGGCTGACACACCGCTACCTGCTCCGGATGAACCTGCGCGACCTCGGCCTGACGGCGTCGGAGGCGGTGTTCGAGCGCTTCCGCAACGGCATGCTCCGGGCGAACGCGCTGGTCGCGGGCCAGCACGCGGATCTGCCGGGCCGGGTCCGCGCGGCGCAGGCGATCGCGATGCTGAGCGACCCGGTGGTCCTCTTCGCCGAAGCCCCGGAAGACGAGCTGCGCGCGGCGATCCTCGACGGAGTGGCCCGGCTGTTCGCGACTCCGGCCGTGGACGGGAACGGCGCGCGGACCGCGGTCACGGAAGGCGGGCGCTCCGGCAAAGGGACCGAGACCGGCGCCGGCGACCCCGGTTCGCCGGCGCGAAGCGAGGTCGTCGCTGTCAGGGCCAAGGGCCGTCGCGGGCGGCCATCGGCGATGAGTGCCGAAACCATCGACTCCGTCCGGCGCCGCTACGCCGCCGGGGAGTCGCCGTCGGAGATCGCCGCCGCGTTCGGTGTCTCGCGGGCGACGGTCTACCGGCACCTCCCGGCCGATTAA
- a CDS encoding SPFH domain-containing protein → MADIDRRFGFRHLRGAPTVHIRHYRRGQLAHDGVGLSFWYRPLTAVVSEVPVDDRELPLLFHARTADFQDVTVQLALTFRIEDPALAAQRIDFSIDPDTGRWRSDPLAQISGLLTENVQQYAVEVLTRTPLATALVDGVRAVRDRIRAGLAEEDTRLAQTGSAVIDVRVVAIRAEPEVEKALQTTAREKVQQEADRATFERRALAVERERAISENELQNQIELARREEQLLAQRGANARRQAEEAAAANRIETEAQASREERLTQVKADGRRALGEAEAAGEAARLAAYRDLPEGVLTGLALKELAGNLPQIESLVLTPDLLAPLLTKLGIRS, encoded by the coding sequence ATGGCTGACATCGACCGCCGGTTCGGGTTCCGGCACCTGCGCGGTGCCCCCACCGTGCACATCCGCCACTACCGCCGCGGGCAGCTCGCGCACGACGGCGTCGGGCTGTCCTTCTGGTACCGGCCGCTGACCGCGGTCGTGTCGGAGGTGCCCGTCGACGACCGCGAGCTGCCGCTGCTGTTCCACGCCCGCACGGCCGACTTCCAGGACGTCACCGTCCAGCTCGCGCTCACGTTCCGGATCGAGGACCCGGCGCTCGCCGCGCAGCGCATCGACTTCTCCATCGATCCCGACACCGGCCGCTGGCGAAGCGACCCGCTGGCGCAGATCAGCGGGCTGCTCACCGAGAACGTCCAGCAGTACGCGGTCGAGGTGCTCACCCGCACGCCGCTGGCCACCGCGCTCGTCGACGGCGTCCGCGCCGTCCGCGACCGGATCCGCGCCGGCCTGGCCGAGGAGGACACGCGGCTCGCGCAGACCGGCTCAGCCGTGATCGACGTCCGCGTCGTCGCGATCCGGGCCGAGCCGGAAGTCGAGAAGGCGCTCCAGACGACCGCGCGGGAGAAGGTGCAGCAGGAAGCCGACCGCGCGACCTTCGAACGGCGCGCGCTCGCCGTCGAACGCGAACGCGCGATCAGCGAAAACGAGCTGCAGAACCAGATCGAGCTGGCCCGGCGTGAGGAGCAGCTGCTCGCCCAGCGCGGCGCCAACGCCCGGCGCCAGGCCGAGGAAGCCGCGGCGGCGAACCGGATCGAGACGGAAGCGCAGGCGTCCCGCGAAGAGCGGTTGACGCAGGTGAAGGCCGACGGACGGCGAGCGCTCGGCGAGGCCGAAGCCGCCGGGGAAGCGGCCCGGCTGGCGGCCTACCGCGACCTGCCCGAAGGCGTGCTGACCGGGCTGGCGCTGAAGGAACTGGCCGGCAACCTGCCGCAGATCGAGAGCCTGGTGCTCACGCCGGACCTGCTGGCGCCGTTGCTGACGAAGCTGGGCATCCGCTCGTGA